Proteins from one Psilocybe cubensis strain MGC-MH-2018 chromosome 11, whole genome shotgun sequence genomic window:
- a CDS encoding Putative glutamine amidotransferase-like protein C13C5.04, producing the protein MHPKIALLLCGNLTGKPYADHGGYQGIYSKFLQDTVPANPDSSTVPYSVDIYDVVHEMAYPQDDDQYDCIMLTGSAASAYENLEWITKLCDYISRIATSKPHIKIIGICFGHQIIARAMGGECVPNGGIWEVGPTRIQLTDIGKKIFGNVDTLTLQQMHRDHVPVVPPNFHLLASTETSPNQGSVLFYPEDTQPNSRIHILTVQGHPEFTEPVVTAIIAQRAPSGVINEQAVKDAETRRYDKTDGDVVGKAIWEVILGKI; encoded by the exons ATGCATCCCAAAATTGCTCTCCTACTCTGTGGTAACCTCACAGGCAAGCCCTATGCAGATCATGGCGGATACCAGGGGATATACTCCAAATTTCTTCAGGATACAGTGCCTGCCAATCCTGATTCATCCACTGTTCCATACAGCGTAGATATCTACGATGTCGTCCATGAGATGGCTTATCCACAGGATGACGATCAGTACGACTGTATCATGCTGACCGGATCCG CGGCTTCGGCATACGAGAATCTCGAGTGGATCACAAAACTCTGCGACTATATCTCTCGTATAGCAACCTCCAAACCACATATCAAGATAATCG GTATCTGCTTTGGACACCAAATCATAGCACGCGCCATGGGTGGGGAATGTGTCCCGAATGGTGGCATATGGGAAGTTGGCCCAACCCGCATCCAGCTTACCGACATCGGGAAAAAGATATTTGGCAACGTCGATACACTC ACCCTCCAACAAATGCATAGAGACCATGTTCCAGTCGTCCCACCCAATTTCCACCTCCTCGCGTCTACAGAGACCTCCCCGAATCAGGGGTCCGTTTTGTTTTACCCCGAAGATACGCAGCCTAATAGTCGCATACACATCCTGACTGTTCAGGGACATCCAGAATTTACCGAGCCTGTCGTCACTGCTATTATCGCGCAACGTGCTCCATCAGGAGTCATAAATGAACAGGCCGTTAAAGACGCCGAGACCAGGAGATATGACAAGACAGACGGAGATGTCGTAGGGAAGGCCATATGGGAGGTGATTCTAGGAAAGATATAG